A single window of Vigna unguiculata cultivar IT97K-499-35 chromosome 1, ASM411807v1, whole genome shotgun sequence DNA harbors:
- the LOC114194723 gene encoding mitochondrial pyruvate carrier 1-like, translated as MNILRSFWNSPTGLKTTHFWGPTFNWTLPLAAAMDTKKPPETISVNMTGVMCVYSASFMRFAWVVRPRNLHLLVCHITNETMQLYQLSRWFRAQREQSKEEANVE; from the exons ATGAACATCCTTCGTTCTTTCTGGAATAGTCCCACAGGCCTCAAAACCACTCATTTTTGGGGTCCTACCTTCAACTGGACCCTTCCTCTTGCG GCAGCAATGGACACAAAGAAACCACCGGAAACGATTTCTGTGAATATGACTGGAG TTATGTGTGTTTATTCAGCGTCGTTCATGAGGTTTGCTTGGGTGGTGCGACCGCGTAACCTTCATCTTCTCGTATGCCATATCACCAATGAGACTATGCAGTTATATCAACTCTCAAGGTGGTTCAGAGCCCAAAG GGAACAGAGCAAAGAGGAAGCAAATGTAGAgtga